One Acidobacteriota bacterium genomic window carries:
- a CDS encoding ChbG/HpnK family deacetylase: MKRLIVNADDFGFTRGTNAGIVRAFKNGILTSTTLMANGAAFQEAVDLAQAHPMLGVGCHLTAVGGKAVSSESASLADTEGNLPRTLTDLVIKLARRQVNPLDIEREFAAQVERLVSTGIRPTHLDTHKHTAMHPTVSEAMARVATEFGIRIVRFPFENPRVSVKTALTRNRRKLVFKQGALSLMTRPAARQFKNVLRRFNLQTPDYFCGVTLTGLLDSEALCQIINSLNEGVTELMCHPAIYDAELEVAHTRLKRERQQEFEALTDATVKHCLEANRIELLHYGQI; encoded by the coding sequence ATGAAACGCTTAATCGTCAATGCAGATGATTTCGGATTTACCCGCGGCACCAACGCAGGCATCGTGCGCGCATTTAAGAATGGCATCCTCACCAGCACAACCTTGATGGCAAATGGCGCGGCATTCCAGGAGGCAGTCGATTTGGCGCAAGCGCACCCAATGCTTGGTGTCGGTTGTCATCTTACAGCGGTTGGCGGTAAAGCGGTTTCATCGGAGTCGGCTTCTTTAGCCGATACCGAAGGGAACTTGCCGCGAACGCTTACCGACCTGGTTATTAAACTCGCCCGCAGGCAAGTCAACCCACTCGACATTGAACGTGAATTTGCAGCGCAAGTCGAACGCCTGGTTTCAACAGGTATTCGCCCCACCCATCTCGACACCCACAAACACACAGCCATGCACCCAACAGTCAGTGAAGCGATGGCGCGGGTCGCCACTGAATTTGGCATTCGCATCGTGCGTTTCCCTTTTGAAAATCCTCGGGTCTCTGTGAAAACGGCATTGACCCGAAACCGACGTAAACTGGTTTTCAAGCAGGGCGCGCTGTCCTTGATGACGCGCCCTGCGGCGCGGCAATTCAAAAACGTGTTGCGAAGATTTAATTTACAAACCCCAGACTATTTTTGCGGCGTAACCTTAACAGGACTGCTCGATAGTGAAGCACTTTGCCAGATTATCAATTCACTGAATGAAGGCGTCACCGAACTCATGTGTCATCCGGCAATTTATGATGCGGAACTGGAAGTCGCCCACACCCGACTCAAACGTGAGCGTCAGCAGGAGTTTGAAGCCTTGACCGATGCAACAGTCAAACATTGTCTTGAAGCGAATCGGATTGAATTGCTTCATTATGGGCAAATTTAG
- a CDS encoding class I SAM-dependent methyltransferase produces the protein MVQAYKEDLAYIHHTGFAGFINEATPGLFKILGDKNITGGLIIDLGCGSGIFAKALTDAGYEALGIDISAAMIALAKRTAPRATFKKASLLKTKLPPCAAVTCVSEGLNYLFDEHGKAERLNLFKRIYEALAPGGVFVFDVLGPGSLTGANPQRTYTEGKGWMVCVEKEEDSEANQLTRRITTFRKVGNHWRRSDETHRIHLFAPGDLADELRQAGFQVKIIRAYGELKFRKGLNGFIARKK, from the coding sequence ATGGTTCAAGCATATAAAGAAGACCTCGCCTACATTCATCACACGGGTTTCGCAGGTTTCATCAACGAAGCAACGCCGGGGCTTTTTAAAATTCTGGGTGATAAAAATATCACCGGCGGATTGATCATTGATTTAGGTTGCGGCAGCGGCATCTTTGCGAAAGCCTTAACCGATGCGGGCTATGAGGCGCTCGGCATTGATATTTCAGCGGCAATGATAGCGTTGGCAAAACGCACCGCGCCGCGCGCAACTTTCAAAAAAGCGTCGTTACTCAAAACCAAATTGCCGCCTTGTGCTGCTGTAACCTGCGTCAGCGAAGGCTTGAATTATCTGTTCGATGAACACGGAAAAGCTGAACGCCTGAATCTCTTCAAACGCATTTATGAAGCCTTAGCGCCGGGCGGGGTGTTCGTTTTTGATGTGCTCGGACCCGGCAGTTTAACCGGCGCGAATCCGCAGCGCACTTACACGGAAGGCAAAGGCTGGATGGTGTGTGTAGAAAAAGAGGAAGACAGCGAAGCCAATCAATTGACCCGTCGCATCACGACGTTTCGCAAAGTCGGGAACCACTGGCGACGCAGCGATGAAACTCATCGCATTCACTTATTCGCCCCTGGCGACCTCGCCGACGAACTCCGTCAAGCGGGCTTTCAAGTCAAAATCATTCGCGCCTATGGAGAGCTGAAATTCAGAAAAGGATTGAATGGGTTTATCGCCAGGAAGAAGTAA
- a CDS encoding tetratricopeptide repeat protein yields the protein MTFAFFFNHSVKALVKLLTLVLVFYSLNAGAQSGNTLLGDLRVDESKVTGLKPASYHILLVTASGNVIGRQPTTNNGRYRFLNVQNGEYDIVVQVENDEVARIRVRLMELRPTDVRQDIALEWRPNVGRKNPSASGTVAAVSYNRLPANQSKFDKAMEAIDKKRNDEAMTLLKEIVTDDPKDFIAWAGIGTLQSKQDKNGDAESSYLRALQEKPDYMLALMSLGKLRIAQKNYDGAIEILTRAVATPPPSAEANHLLGECYLQIKKGSKAVGYLNEAIKLDPVGKADVHLRLATLYNGAGMKDRAAIEYEKFLEKKPDYPDKKKLQQYIQENKK from the coding sequence ATGACATTCGCATTTTTTTTCAATCATTCGGTAAAAGCGTTGGTGAAGTTGTTGACTCTGGTGTTGGTGTTTTATTCACTGAACGCCGGCGCGCAAAGCGGCAACACCTTGTTGGGTGATTTGCGCGTCGATGAAAGTAAAGTAACCGGACTCAAGCCTGCGTCCTATCATATTTTACTGGTTACAGCGAGCGGCAATGTTATCGGCAGACAACCGACCACCAATAATGGGCGCTATCGTTTTTTGAATGTTCAAAACGGCGAGTATGACATTGTTGTGCAGGTTGAAAACGATGAGGTCGCGCGCATTCGCGTGCGCTTGATGGAACTTCGCCCGACCGATGTGCGCCAGGACATCGCTTTGGAATGGCGTCCCAATGTTGGCAGAAAAAATCCGTCGGCGAGTGGGACGGTCGCAGCAGTTAGTTACAATCGTTTGCCTGCCAATCAAAGCAAATTCGATAAAGCGATGGAGGCGATTGATAAAAAAAGAAATGACGAAGCCATGACGTTACTCAAAGAGATCGTCACCGATGACCCCAAAGATTTTATCGCCTGGGCAGGCATTGGTACGTTGCAATCCAAACAGGATAAAAATGGCGATGCCGAAAGTTCTTATCTTCGCGCCTTGCAGGAAAAGCCCGATTATATGCTGGCGCTGATGAGCCTTGGGAAACTCAGAATCGCGCAGAAAAATTATGATGGCGCGATTGAAATCCTGACGCGCGCGGTTGCCACGCCACCGCCTTCTGCCGAAGCCAATCATTTGTTGGGTGAATGCTACCTGCAAATCAAGAAAGGCTCGAAAGCCGTTGGCTACCTGAACGAAGCGATTAAGCTTGACCCCGTCGGCAAAGCCGATGTGCATTTAAGGCTTGCGACGCTTTATAACGGAGCCGGAATGAAAGACCGCGCCGCAATTGAGTACGAGAAATTTTTGGAAAAGAAACCTGATTACCCCGATAAGAAAAAATTGCAGCAATACATTCAGGAGAATAAAAAATAA
- a CDS encoding glycosyltransferase family 2 protein, producing the protein MFQKDNHFIQYSIVIPFHNEQESVPELYKRLDEVMSGYREPTEFIFIDDHSADKTLNLLKEIAAQDERVVVISLKRNYGQTGALAAGFDYAAGEIIIAMDGDLQHDPYEIPRMLEVFEESGCDIVSGWRKRRVDNFLLRRMPSRAANWLIAKLSGVDIHDFGTTFKVYRKDTIKQIKLYGELHRFIPALASWNGATITEVPIKNIERPDGKSHYGISRTIRVLFDLLTVRFLLKYITCPMHFFGPLGLVSIVSGSLVLLVMVAKKILWGTDLFEVHGPLMLLGCVLLLVGLQLICAGLIGELVARTYFESQGKPIYSIARIITGKDALQRKS; encoded by the coding sequence ATGTTTCAAAAAGACAATCATTTCATCCAATATTCTATCGTCATCCCTTTTCATAACGAACAAGAGAGTGTGCCGGAATTGTATAAACGACTTGATGAAGTCATGAGCGGTTACCGGGAACCGACGGAATTCATCTTCATCGATGACCATAGCGCCGACAAAACCTTGAACCTGCTTAAAGAAATTGCCGCACAGGATGAGCGGGTCGTGGTCATCAGTTTGAAACGCAATTATGGACAGACCGGCGCGCTTGCCGCCGGGTTTGATTACGCGGCGGGCGAAATCATTATTGCAATGGACGGCGACCTGCAACATGACCCGTATGAAATCCCCAGGATGCTTGAGGTGTTCGAGGAAAGCGGTTGCGATATTGTCAGCGGTTGGCGCAAACGTCGCGTCGATAATTTTCTGCTGAGGCGGATGCCCTCGCGCGCGGCAAATTGGTTGATAGCGAAACTGTCGGGCGTCGATATTCATGATTTCGGCACCACGTTTAAGGTCTATCGCAAAGACACCATCAAACAGATAAAACTCTATGGTGAGTTGCACCGCTTTATTCCGGCGCTGGCTTCGTGGAATGGCGCGACGATTACCGAAGTGCCGATCAAAAATATCGAACGCCCGGATGGCAAATCGCATTACGGGATTTCGCGCACCATTCGCGTGTTGTTCGATCTGTTGACGGTTCGCTTTTTGCTGAAATACATTACCTGCCCGATGCATTTTTTCGGACCTCTTGGGCTAGTGAGTATCGTTAGCGGAAGCCTTGTCCTGCTGGTGATGGTGGCGAAAAAAATTCTCTGGGGCACAGACCTTTTTGAAGTCCACGGGCCACTGATGTTGCTTGGTTGCGTGTTGTTGCTTGTCGGTTTGCAACTCATCTGTGCAGGACTGATTGGCGAACTGGTGGCGCGCACCTATTTTGAATCGCAGGGCAAACCGATTTATTCGATTGCCCGCATCATCACCGGCAAAGACGCCCTGCAACGCAAATCTTAA
- the polA gene encoding DNA polymerase I, translating into MTAMGLTERKRLFIVDGMSQVYRAYYAIRGLSNSAGQPTNAVYGFTMMLRRLINAEQPDFLGVAFDSPEPTFRHEQFERYKAQRAPMPDDLVLQLPFIERVCQVLRVPLIRYAGYEADDIIGTWATKAKQAGIDVIIVSNDKDLCQLVNSHVKMMRAERSGDLRWLDEKGVEEKLNVRPDQVVDLLGLWGDASDNIPGAPGIGEKGAKQIIQEFGSIENAYAHAAEIPRKVYRESLLNNIELIRQSRELARIVCDLPIELDLEALKYETPDREAAYELFSELEFGQLSREFADAANPETLALVAARKAGAVRYTNIATKSELTKFIKSLHGEDRFALAVATRKGAAYGLAISTAASNATLIDFDKLAEKVDALSLLKDILENGLIQKSIHDWKGALSALTDYLHRQAASVESTDEASSPLFAAMQAKPAHDGTIQKFTPLIRIEGVEDDTLLAAYLLDPNRLEHPLLEIAREHLGLQMIDTLEGFEADDLHALQIADFTGQVADVLRAKLRDRELEKIYSEIELPLVEVLFEMEQVGVRVDIKALKKAEQEMQKELERLTKAIYQVAGQEFNINSPAQLGEVFEKLNFELTRKTKTGKISTSNDVLVELAEKYELPKLIIEYREIAKLKNTYVDALPRLINPRTGRIHTTLNQAIAATGRLSSTNPNLQNIPVRTELGRRIRAAFVPSVGYVLMSADYSQIELRLFAHLTGDNKMTEAFQKNEDIHAKTAREVFGAKTKAEEHDLRRLAKIVNFAIPYSVGAFGLAQRTTLSRAEAKKAIDNYYETYKDVRRYMEETPEVARQTGCVKSIFGRSRPIPDINNKNHALRARAEREAINAPLQASAADLMKMAMLKVHDRLQREKLKAQIIMQVHDELLLEVPEAEIERVKELVKAEMENVYPLSVPLIVDVGTGKNWMEAKP; encoded by the coding sequence ATGACCGCTATGGGTTTAACCGAACGCAAACGCCTCTTTATTGTCGATGGAATGTCACAAGTCTATCGCGCTTATTATGCGATTCGCGGTTTATCGAATTCCGCGGGCCAACCGACCAACGCAGTTTACGGATTCACCATGATGCTCAGGCGACTAATCAACGCCGAACAACCTGATTTTCTCGGCGTCGCTTTCGATTCGCCGGAACCGACTTTTCGCCACGAACAATTTGAACGCTACAAAGCGCAGCGCGCCCCTATGCCCGACGACCTGGTTTTACAATTGCCATTCATCGAACGTGTCTGCCAAGTGTTGCGCGTTCCGCTCATTCGTTACGCAGGTTACGAAGCCGACGACATCATCGGCACCTGGGCAACCAAAGCCAAACAGGCGGGCATTGACGTCATCATCGTTTCCAACGATAAAGATTTATGCCAACTGGTGAATAGCCACGTCAAAATGATGCGCGCCGAACGCAGCGGCGATTTGCGCTGGCTGGATGAAAAAGGCGTTGAAGAAAAATTGAATGTTCGTCCCGATCAAGTGGTTGATTTGTTGGGACTGTGGGGCGACGCCTCCGACAATATTCCGGGCGCGCCGGGGATAGGTGAAAAAGGCGCAAAACAGATTATTCAGGAATTCGGCAGCATCGAAAACGCCTACGCCCACGCCGCAGAGATTCCCCGCAAAGTCTATCGCGAAAGTTTACTCAATAATATTGAATTGATTCGCCAATCGCGGGAACTCGCGCGCATCGTTTGTGATTTGCCGATTGAACTCGATTTGGAAGCCTTGAAATACGAAACCCCCGACCGCGAAGCAGCCTACGAATTATTTTCCGAGTTGGAATTCGGACAACTCTCGCGTGAGTTTGCCGACGCTGCCAATCCCGAAACTCTGGCTCTGGTTGCGGCGCGCAAAGCCGGTGCGGTGCGTTATACGAACATTGCGACCAAAAGCGAACTGACGAAATTTATCAAATCATTACACGGCGAAGACCGCTTTGCCCTAGCGGTTGCCACCCGCAAAGGCGCGGCATACGGCTTGGCGATTTCAACTGCCGCATCGAATGCCACGCTGATTGATTTTGATAAACTGGCGGAAAAAGTTGATGCCCTCAGTTTGCTCAAAGATATTTTAGAAAATGGCTTGATTCAAAAATCCATTCACGATTGGAAAGGCGCGCTCAGCGCTCTAACCGATTATCTGCATCGCCAGGCAGCCTCGGTTGAATCGACCGATGAAGCCAGTTCGCCACTGTTTGCGGCGATGCAAGCCAAGCCCGCCCACGATGGCACGATTCAGAAGTTTACGCCGCTCATTCGCATTGAAGGCGTCGAAGATGACACCTTGCTTGCAGCATACTTACTTGACCCTAATCGCCTCGAACATCCGTTACTGGAAATTGCCCGCGAACATCTGGGATTGCAGATGATTGATACGCTCGAAGGATTCGAGGCTGATGATTTACACGCTTTGCAAATCGCCGATTTCACAGGACAGGTGGCAGACGTATTGCGCGCCAAGTTGCGCGACCGGGAGCTTGAAAAAATTTATAGCGAAATCGAATTGCCGCTGGTTGAAGTATTGTTTGAAATGGAACAGGTCGGCGTACGGGTTGACATCAAGGCTTTGAAAAAAGCCGAACAGGAAATGCAGAAAGAACTGGAACGCCTGACCAAAGCGATTTATCAAGTCGCCGGTCAGGAATTCAATATCAATTCACCTGCGCAACTCGGCGAGGTGTTCGAGAAACTCAATTTTGAACTGACACGCAAAACCAAAACCGGAAAGATTTCCACCTCGAACGATGTGCTGGTTGAACTTGCGGAAAAATATGAACTGCCTAAGCTCATCATCGAATACCGCGAGATTGCCAAACTCAAAAACACTTATGTTGATGCCTTGCCGCGCCTCATCAACCCGCGCACCGGGCGCATTCACACGACGCTCAATCAGGCAATCGCCGCAACCGGCAGGCTGTCATCAACGAATCCCAATCTGCAAAACATCCCGGTGCGGACAGAGCTTGGTCGTCGCATCCGCGCAGCGTTTGTGCCGTCTGTGGGGTACGTGTTGATGTCCGCCGATTATTCGCAAATCGAACTGAGACTCTTTGCGCATCTGACAGGCGATAACAAGATGACCGAAGCGTTTCAGAAAAACGAAGACATTCACGCCAAAACCGCGCGCGAAGTTTTCGGCGCCAAGACCAAAGCAGAAGAACACGATTTGCGACGGCTTGCGAAAATCGTCAACTTCGCGATTCCCTATTCGGTCGGCGCATTTGGACTGGCGCAGCGCACCACGCTCAGCAGAGCCGAAGCCAAAAAAGCGATTGATAATTATTACGAAACCTACAAAGACGTGCGCCGCTACATGGAAGAGACGCCGGAAGTCGCCCGCCAGACCGGTTGTGTGAAAAGCATATTCGGCAGGTCGCGACCGATTCCCGACATCAACAATAAAAATCATGCCTTGCGGGCAAGAGCCGAACGCGAAGCCATCAACGCGCCTTTGCAGGCAAGCGCCGCCGATTTGATGAAGATGGCGATGCTCAAAGTCCACGACCGATTACAACGCGAAAAATTGAAAGCGCAAATCATCATGCAGGTGCATGACGAACTGTTGCTCGAAGTGCCCGAAGCGGAAATTGAGCGGGTTAAGGAATTGGTAAAAGCTGAAATGGAAAATGTCTATCCCTTGAGTGTGCCGCTCATCGTTGATGTTGGCACAGGGAAAAACTGGATGGAAGCAAAACCGTAA
- a CDS encoding UvrD-helicase domain-containing protein, with the protein MDNLNQQQREAVEAIEGPMLILAGAGSGKTRVITYRIVHLIEQGARPENILAVTFTNKAASEMKERVERMLGAGRRSASPLLSTFHSLCVRLLRRDVEKMNAGYTRNFTIYDADDQARVARTIMKEIGIDDKALPARLTMSVISSAKNRGQSPGSFASQAEYASERTDQIAQVYKHYEQRLAQSNAMDFDDLLIKTVELLKRVPEARDYYHQKFRHICVDEFQDTNAIQYELIRLLAIGSSRLDHTKIDSDEFWKGRSLCVVGDIDQSIYAFRSADYKIALNFQNDFAKAKLIKLEQNYRSTQTILSAANQIIERNKQRLPKTLYASPHLGEGERIRYYQSYDGDGEASFVAEKIQEHIRRDPHTRCAVLYRTNAQSRLFEEACRRRGIAYNIVGGFSFYERAEVKDIIAYLKLAMNPNDDVALERIINSPARGIGKATLDAIHAIKKDMELSWWEAIPIAIQEKKVNARAMLALEGFRAVINGLRDRVNNNEPLSEIVKAATLDTSYVRALQEENSEEATGRLFNIEELVTAAVEAENQQETLTDFIDHAALVADTDQYKADAKVTLMSMHAAKGLEFPVVFIVGLEENLFPHSRSVSSEDDLEEERRLMYVAITRAQQHLYITHAMKRRTWGEEIAAEPSRFLNELPLELLQDVSLVPSWMKFASRDEVQHNRQAAAALRGETPPPVKKSSNFSGKTYNSVDSVNQFFKRRIDEAGRKEGTGNREPGTGKAPVKKSSGWQNGMRVKHAKYGYGMILRVEGSGDEAKLTVSFPGYGQKKFVAKFAGLEKA; encoded by the coding sequence ATGGACAATTTGAATCAACAACAACGCGAAGCCGTCGAAGCCATCGAAGGACCAATGCTCATTCTAGCCGGAGCCGGTTCCGGTAAAACCCGCGTCATTACTTATCGCATCGTGCATCTCATCGAACAGGGCGCGCGTCCTGAAAATATTCTCGCCGTGACCTTTACCAACAAAGCCGCGTCGGAAATGAAAGAGCGCGTCGAAAGAATGCTCGGCGCGGGGCGGCGTAGCGCGTCCCCCTTGCTTTCAACTTTTCATTCCTTGTGTGTGCGGCTGCTCAGGCGCGATGTTGAAAAGATGAATGCGGGATACACTCGCAACTTCACGATTTATGACGCGGATGATCAGGCGCGGGTCGCCCGCACCATCATGAAAGAGATTGGCATTGACGATAAGGCTTTGCCCGCGCGGTTGACCATGTCGGTGATCAGCAGCGCAAAAAATCGCGGGCAATCGCCGGGTTCGTTTGCCAGTCAAGCCGAGTATGCGTCGGAGAGAACCGATCAAATTGCGCAAGTTTATAAACATTATGAACAACGACTGGCACAATCGAATGCGATGGATTTCGATGATTTGTTAATTAAAACCGTCGAACTGTTGAAGCGCGTGCCGGAAGCGCGTGATTATTATCATCAGAAATTCCGCCACATTTGCGTCGATGAATTTCAAGACACCAACGCCATTCAATATGAACTTATCCGTTTGCTTGCCATCGGCTCATCGCGGCTTGACCACACGAAAATTGATTCGGATGAATTCTGGAAAGGGCGCAGTCTGTGTGTCGTGGGAGACATTGATCAATCGATTTACGCCTTCAGGTCGGCAGACTATAAAATCGCTTTGAACTTTCAAAACGATTTTGCAAAAGCCAAACTCATCAAACTCGAACAGAATTATCGTTCAACCCAAACTATTCTGTCGGCTGCCAATCAAATCATCGAACGCAATAAACAACGTTTGCCGAAAACCCTTTATGCTTCGCCGCATCTCGGTGAAGGCGAGCGCATTCGTTACTATCAATCTTATGATGGCGACGGCGAAGCTTCGTTTGTCGCTGAAAAAATTCAAGAACACATCAGACGCGACCCGCACACGCGCTGCGCCGTGCTCTATCGCACCAACGCGCAATCGCGCCTTTTTGAAGAAGCCTGCCGCCGTCGCGGCATCGCTTATAACATCGTCGGCGGTTTTTCATTTTATGAACGCGCCGAAGTCAAAGACATCATCGCCTATTTGAAACTGGCGATGAATCCCAATGATGATGTGGCATTGGAGCGCATCATCAATTCACCGGCGCGCGGCATCGGCAAAGCGACGCTTGATGCGATTCACGCGATAAAAAAAGATATGGAGCTTTCGTGGTGGGAAGCGATTCCGATTGCCATTCAAGAGAAAAAAGTGAACGCCCGAGCCATGCTCGCGCTTGAAGGCTTTCGCGCGGTGATTAACGGATTGCGTGACCGCGTCAACAATAACGAGCCGCTTTCGGAAATCGTCAAAGCCGCGACTTTGGATACCAGCTATGTTCGTGCTTTACAAGAAGAGAATTCCGAAGAAGCCACCGGGCGTTTGTTCAATATCGAAGAATTGGTGACGGCTGCGGTTGAAGCGGAAAATCAACAAGAGACGCTTACGGATTTCATAGACCACGCGGCGCTCGTAGCCGATACCGACCAGTACAAAGCCGATGCGAAAGTCACCTTAATGAGTATGCACGCGGCAAAAGGTTTGGAGTTTCCCGTGGTGTTCATTGTCGGACTTGAAGAAAATCTCTTTCCGCATTCGCGTTCAGTCAGTAGCGAAGATGATTTGGAAGAAGAACGACGATTGATGTATGTCGCCATCACGCGGGCGCAACAACACCTGTATATCACCCACGCCATGAAGCGGCGCACCTGGGGCGAAGAGATTGCCGCCGAACCGTCACGGTTTTTAAATGAGTTGCCGCTGGAATTATTACAGGATGTGTCATTAGTGCCGTCGTGGATGAAATTCGCTTCTCGTGATGAGGTGCAGCACAATCGTCAAGCGGCGGCTGCCTTGCGCGGTGAAACTCCGCCGCCTGTGAAAAAGAGTTCAAACTTTTCCGGCAAAACTTATAACTCGGTCGATAGCGTCAACCAATTTTTCAAACGCCGCATTGACGAAGCCGGACGAAAAGAGGGAACCGGGAACCGGGAGCCGGGAACCGGCAAGGCTCCGGTTAAAAAAAGTTCCGGTTGGCAAAACGGTATGCGTGTCAAACATGCGAAATATGGCTATGGCATGATTTTGCGCGTCGAAGGCAGCGGCGATGAAGCGAAATTGACTGTGAGTTTTCCCGGTTACGGGCAGAAAAAATTCGTCGCTAAATTTGCCGGGCTGGAAAAAGCCTGA
- a CDS encoding isochorismatase family protein, which yields MNHISRLSREHAALIVIDMQEAFRSVIQDFGEVALRISKAVQGARLLEVPVIVTEQYPKGLKHTAGEIQPHLAQDATTIEKICFSSCGVDDFRQQLISRNIKQALVCGIEAHICVTQTVLDLLTQDIEVHLLVDCITSRKRESKEVALHRLTQAGAVLSNLEMSLFEMLRTADSPHFKAIQSLIK from the coding sequence ATGAACCATATCTCTCGTCTTTCACGCGAACACGCCGCGCTCATCGTTATTGATATGCAGGAGGCGTTTCGTTCAGTCATACAGGATTTCGGCGAGGTTGCCCTACGTATCAGCAAAGCCGTTCAAGGCGCGCGCCTCCTGGAAGTTCCGGTCATCGTCACCGAGCAATATCCGAAAGGATTGAAACACACCGCAGGGGAAATTCAACCGCATCTCGCACAGGACGCCACCACCATCGAAAAGATTTGTTTCAGCAGTTGCGGGGTTGATGATTTCCGCCAGCAATTGATTTCGCGCAACATCAAACAGGCGCTGGTCTGCGGCATTGAAGCGCATATCTGTGTCACCCAAACCGTCTTGGATTTGCTCACGCAGGATATCGAAGTTCACCTGTTGGTCGATTGCATCACCTCGCGCAAACGCGAAAGCAAAGAGGTCGCGCTCCATCGGTTGACGCAGGCGGGCGCGGTTTTATCGAATTTGGAAATGTCGCTTTTTGAAATGCTACGCACCGCCGATTCTCCACATTTCAAAGCCATTCAAAGCTTAATCAAATAG
- a CDS encoding carbon-nitrogen hydrolase family protein yields MKVKVAAIQAANVYLDLQASLEKALRLIEEAAAQGAKLIAFPETWLPGYPAWLDCCRDVALWDFAPVKKVFARLAENSVTIPSPVTEAIASAAREHQVVINITVNERVAVGAARGTLFNTMLTFGADGELLNAHRKIMPTYTERLVWGKGDGKSLRAVDTASGRLGGLICWEHWMPLARQVMHESSEDIHIAAWPQVKEMNLIASRQYAFEGRCFVIATGAVMRASELPEELEPIDALKQNPSAMVLNGGSVIIAPDGSILAGPIFDEEAILTAELDLSRITEENLTLDVTGHYSRPDIFEVKIKS; encoded by the coding sequence ATGAAAGTTAAAGTCGCCGCCATTCAAGCCGCTAATGTTTATCTTGATTTACAGGCTTCACTTGAAAAAGCTTTGCGCCTCATCGAAGAAGCCGCCGCACAAGGCGCAAAACTGATTGCTTTTCCTGAAACCTGGTTGCCCGGCTACCCGGCATGGCTCGATTGCTGCCGTGATGTTGCGCTCTGGGACTTTGCGCCGGTCAAAAAAGTTTTTGCGCGGCTTGCCGAAAATAGTGTGACGATTCCAAGTCCGGTCACTGAGGCAATCGCCAGTGCGGCGCGTGAACACCAGGTCGTCATTAACATCACAGTCAATGAACGTGTAGCGGTAGGCGCGGCGCGCGGCACGCTCTTTAACACCATGCTGACCTTTGGCGCGGATGGCGAATTATTAAACGCCCATCGCAAAATCATGCCGACCTATACAGAGCGATTGGTGTGGGGCAAAGGCGACGGTAAAAGTTTGCGCGCGGTGGACACGGCTTCGGGACGCCTTGGCGGATTGATTTGTTGGGAACACTGGATGCCGCTGGCGCGTCAGGTCATGCACGAATCGAGCGAAGACATACACATCGCCGCCTGGCCCCAGGTGAAAGAGATGAACCTGATTGCCAGCCGTCAATACGCTTTCGAGGGCAGATGTTTTGTGATTGCCACAGGCGCGGTGATGCGGGCGAGCGAATTGCCCGAGGAACTTGAACCCATTGACGCGCTCAAACAGAATCCGAGTGCAATGGTACTGAACGGCGGCAGCGTGATTATCGCCCCTGATGGTTCAATCCTTGCGGGTCCGATTTTTGATGAGGAGGCGATTCTTACAGCCGAACTCGACCTCTCGCGCATCACCGAAGAAAACCTCACACTTGATGTGACCGGACATTATTCGCGCCCGGATATTTTTGAAGTGAAGATCAAATCGTGA